In Apilactobacillus bombintestini, one genomic interval encodes:
- a CDS encoding ATP-binding protein: MKINKLDVLGYGKWHDVSFDFTKDNLQIIFGNNEAGKTTLLSLIEGIIFGFVDGRGSGYEQYIPKDTSSYGGKLTITTEENRHFILTRVAGTHGGDLTIYDIDNDMTTDNGILKKILGPIDRNTFENLFYFGDLDIKAISKLSKNELVSRIQKVGFVGSDEWISLRDDLEKKSKELYAPTGRKPPLNVLLKDYDNLLNQIEQSKGNLDKYNELQNKHSEINEELRSMKQQVAKLDKEIQKTKHLSQLWPIFEKINTFDSVKNMDVKKGFAEDDDKKLNDLKNQLFLVNKQLASVDADINALQNQISNSKLLDEFNSNKSRIDKLVQDFSNINDLINQLNVKISMIDELENQQSETTVADENDLENIRSLWNSYNQVSENTSNSNFTIISILAMIIGFGLVIFTPVMFKICGAVLFVIAAIYLYYLKKNAQKTTQKQEIASELQNNLSKYGVNIDEVSEWLSEQNYLKKHVNDTQTLDSYEKDVEQYKNQLNQYFDEWKHLVIDLNRSVSYDKQLENIKQYVSKMNDLNMNSLRINKQIQEQLAKKKELSDQKNTLSNEVSTFLKERNLSSIDDFVKESKVQKNIEENKKELSNFKSQISDDEIKQLQSYENVDQLNKKIADFTGQYDNLRKQILDLSQQLETINIQLQHYINDGTYNELLQNKSNQEAEIESMVDQWMSMKLSSQWIDEALNIATADRIPLFEKKAKEFFGILTNQRYTKITYYKSKLKVTRNDKLQFDAGELSRGTIEQLYLSLILSLSVVFGRSYQLPIIIDDGLTEFDSNRTKNAVNLLNKLSDNLQVIYTTCDDGIPNLVDKNDVLNLNEY; this comes from the coding sequence ATGAAGATTAATAAGCTGGATGTATTAGGTTACGGAAAGTGGCATGATGTTTCTTTTGATTTTACTAAAGATAATTTACAGATTATCTTTGGTAATAATGAAGCCGGAAAGACTACATTACTTAGTTTGATTGAAGGAATAATCTTTGGCTTTGTTGATGGAAGAGGTAGTGGATATGAACAATATATACCAAAAGACACTAGCTCTTATGGTGGAAAATTAACCATTACTACTGAAGAAAATCGTCATTTCATTTTAACTAGAGTTGCCGGAACGCATGGTGGAGATTTAACTATTTATGATATAGATAATGATATGACCACCGATAATGGAATCCTTAAAAAGATTTTAGGTCCTATTGATCGTAATACCTTTGAAAACTTGTTTTATTTTGGAGATTTAGACATAAAGGCAATTTCTAAATTAAGTAAAAATGAATTAGTTTCTAGGATCCAAAAAGTAGGTTTTGTAGGCAGTGACGAATGGATTTCTTTGCGAGATGATTTAGAAAAGAAATCCAAGGAATTATATGCTCCTACAGGACGTAAGCCACCATTGAATGTCTTGCTAAAAGATTATGATAATTTACTTAATCAGATTGAACAAAGCAAGGGTAATCTTGACAAATATAATGAATTACAAAATAAGCATAGTGAAATAAATGAAGAACTACGTAGCATGAAACAACAAGTCGCTAAATTGGATAAAGAAATTCAAAAGACTAAGCATTTGTCTCAACTATGGCCTATTTTTGAAAAAATAAATACATTCGATTCCGTTAAAAATATGGATGTAAAAAAAGGTTTTGCAGAAGATGATGATAAGAAATTAAATGATTTAAAAAATCAATTGTTCCTTGTTAATAAACAACTTGCTTCTGTTGATGCTGATATTAATGCTTTGCAAAATCAAATAAGCAACAGTAAATTATTAGATGAATTCAATTCCAATAAATCACGCATAGATAAACTAGTTCAAGATTTTTCTAATATAAATGATTTAATAAACCAATTAAATGTAAAAATTAGTATGATAGATGAGCTAGAAAATCAACAATCTGAAACAACAGTTGCGGATGAAAATGATTTAGAAAACATAAGAAGTTTATGGAATAGTTATAATCAAGTAAGCGAAAATACTTCCAATAGTAATTTCACAATCATAAGTATTTTGGCAATGATAATCGGTTTCGGATTGGTTATATTTACACCGGTAATGTTTAAGATTTGTGGTGCAGTACTATTTGTAATAGCGGCAATTTATTTGTACTATCTTAAAAAGAATGCGCAAAAGACAACTCAAAAACAAGAAATTGCTAGTGAATTACAGAATAATCTATCTAAATATGGTGTGAACATAGACGAAGTAAGTGAATGGTTGTCGGAACAAAATTATCTAAAAAAACATGTTAATGATACTCAAACACTTGATTCCTATGAAAAAGATGTTGAACAATATAAAAACCAATTAAATCAATATTTTGATGAATGGAAACATCTAGTTATAGATTTGAACAGAAGCGTTTCCTATGACAAACAATTGGAAAATATTAAGCAATATGTTTCTAAAATGAATGATCTGAATATGAATTCGCTACGCATTAATAAACAAATACAAGAACAACTAGCGAAAAAGAAAGAGTTATCTGATCAAAAAAATACGTTATCTAATGAAGTAAGTACATTCTTAAAGGAACGTAATCTTTCATCAATTGATGACTTTGTTAAGGAATCTAAAGTTCAGAAGAATATTGAAGAAAATAAAAAAGAATTGTCTAATTTCAAATCACAAATTAGTGATGATGAAATCAAACAATTACAATCATATGAAAATGTTGATCAGTTAAACAAAAAAATTGCTGATTTTACTGGTCAGTATGATAATTTACGTAAACAAATTTTGGATTTATCTCAACAATTGGAAACTATCAATATTCAATTACAACACTACATTAATGATGGTACTTATAATGAGTTATTACAAAATAAGAGTAACCAAGAAGCTGAGATTGAATCAATGGTTGATCAATGGATGTCTATGAAACTATCAAGTCAGTGGATCGATGAAGCATTAAATATCGCAACTGCTGACAGAATACCGTTGTTCGAAAAGAAGGCAAAGGAATTCTTCGGAATTCTAACTAATCAAAGATATACTAAGATAACTTATTATAAGAGTAAATTGAAAGTTACTAGAAACGATAAGTTACAATTTGATGCAGGGGAATTGTCTAGAGGTACTATTGAACAATTGTATTTATCATTAATTTTGTCATTATCAGTTGTATTTGGTAGAAGTTACCAATTACCAATAATTATTGATGATGGACTAACAGAATTTGATAGTAATAGAACTAAGAATGCTGTTAATTTATTAAATAAACTAAGTGACAATTTACAAGTAATATATACTACTTGTGATGATGGTATTCCAAATTTAGTGGATAAAAATGATGTATTAAATCTAAATGAGTATTAG
- a CDS encoding metallophosphoesterase family protein: protein MKFIHAADLHLESPFKGLKNDETPNTLWESIYNSTFNAFKKLVNDAISEEVDFVLLAGDLFDRDNQTPKTYDFFQSQMEKLNKYGIKVFIIYGNHDYLDLSQQNNYFPDNVYVFGNKVETKTIMVDDKKVAITGFSYSRKWINDKMIDDYPVKSNVDVQIGMLHGGLEQTGDNYAPFNLEDLIQKKYDYWALGHIHKRQQLNENPPIYYSGNIQGRHKNEPGDKGYLMVDTSSSPWNIEFHSTSVIDWNTLNMHVDDTDIESIKNNVFAEISKKNFDKMQLINLNLILNNPMSEGEQDNLIYRIQNELSSEYNQLNAWIYEINVELSDDHKFSEINQNIWDEAEKNVFENDNIDKLTKSLRKYDFIINHVQNNNAHLINQARMRLMSGKDGQDED from the coding sequence GTGAAATTTATTCATGCTGCAGATTTGCACTTAGAAAGTCCTTTTAAAGGCTTAAAAAATGATGAAACTCCTAATACTTTGTGGGAAAGCATATATAATTCTACTTTTAATGCATTTAAGAAATTAGTTAATGATGCTATTTCAGAAGAAGTAGATTTTGTTTTATTAGCAGGAGACTTATTTGATCGTGATAATCAAACTCCTAAAACCTATGATTTTTTCCAATCTCAAATGGAAAAGTTAAATAAATATGGTATTAAAGTATTCATTATTTATGGAAATCATGATTATTTAGATTTATCTCAACAAAATAACTATTTCCCTGATAATGTGTATGTATTTGGTAACAAAGTAGAAACTAAAACCATTATGGTGGACGATAAGAAAGTAGCAATAACTGGTTTCAGTTATAGTAGAAAATGGATTAATGACAAAATGATTGATGATTATCCAGTTAAAAGCAACGTAGATGTCCAAATAGGGATGCTACATGGAGGATTAGAACAAACTGGTGATAACTATGCTCCTTTTAATCTAGAAGATCTAATACAAAAGAAATATGATTATTGGGCATTAGGTCATATCCATAAGAGACAACAATTAAATGAAAATCCACCAATTTATTATTCTGGAAATATTCAAGGACGTCATAAAAATGAACCTGGTGATAAAGGTTACTTAATGGTAGATACTAGTTCGTCACCATGGAATATAGAATTTCATTCTACTTCAGTGATTGATTGGAATACATTGAACATGCATGTTGATGATACGGATATAGAAAGTATTAAAAATAATGTATTTGCAGAAATTAGTAAAAAGAATTTTGATAAGATGCAATTGATTAATTTGAATTTAATATTAAATAATCCTATGTCTGAGGGAGAACAAGATAATTTAATTTATCGAATTCAAAATGAATTATCTTCTGAATATAATCAATTGAATGCATGGATTTACGAAATAAATGTAGAGTTAAGTGATGACCATAAATTTTCAGAAATTAATCAAAACATTTGGGACGAAGCTGAAAAGAACGTTTTTGAAAATGATAATATTGATAAGTTGACTAAGTCATTAAGAAAATATGATTTTATTATTAATCATGTACAAAATAACAATGCTCATCTGATTAATCAGGCTCGTATGCGTTTAATGAGTGGAAAGGATGGACAAGATGAAGATTAA
- a CDS encoding transglycosylase domain-containing protein → MKKSENKKSRFKRLWKRYQLTRWLIVVFLLLFFTMSAYCTFIAKTTHVQNLQSSLEQSTVIYDAKNNKAGKIYSQKGTYVSYKNISSNIPNAILSTEDRNFYHEHGFSAKGFGRAILLMIKNKIMHREYISGGGSTLTQQLVKNAYLTQQQTFSRKLKELFLSIQVENVYSKNQILTMYMNNSYFGNGVYGVEDASKRYFGMSAKNLPVQDAAVIAGMLTNPSAYNPVDHPKLALQRRNVVLQLMADNNKISQSEANSLKKTPIQVRNSYQYKDGYKYPYYFDAVIDEAISKYGLSESDIMNRGYKIYTTLNQSQQSSLQNDFANDSMFPTNAADGTKVQAASVAIDPRTGGVSAVVGGRGQHVFRGYNRATQIKRQPGSTIKPLAVYTPALENGYDFNSDLQNKVKSYGSNKYTPRNYNNVYTGTTPMYKALAESMNAPAVWLLNKIGVEKGYDSVKSFGLPVQKRDKNLALALGGLSTGVSPQQMAGAYTAFANEGNMTTPHYIRKIVDSSGKVIVDEDDTNSPSKNVMSKSVANKMTSMMLGVFDNGTGVSAKPYGYQVAGKTGSTEADNTGDSDATRDKWIIGYTPKVVLATWEGFDNTNSNHHLENLSGTGVGPLFRNELQQILPTTGDNTFSVKDAAYLDQHPESSDDNSGSGFWGKFHNGAKKFSKDFDKGVNNLKQNAKNWWSDAKKFIGK, encoded by the coding sequence ATGAAGAAATCAGAAAATAAAAAAAGTCGTTTCAAGAGATTGTGGAAACGATATCAATTGACTCGTTGGTTAATTGTAGTATTTCTACTATTATTTTTTACAATGAGTGCTTATTGTACATTTATTGCAAAAACTACGCATGTACAAAATTTGCAATCTTCATTAGAACAATCAACTGTTATTTATGATGCGAAGAATAACAAGGCTGGTAAGATTTATTCGCAAAAGGGTACTTATGTTAGTTATAAAAATATTTCTAGTAATATACCTAATGCTATATTATCTACCGAAGATAGAAACTTTTATCACGAACATGGTTTTTCAGCTAAAGGATTTGGAAGAGCTATATTATTAATGATAAAAAACAAGATTATGCATAGAGAATATATTAGTGGTGGAGGAAGTACACTAACTCAACAACTAGTAAAAAATGCATATTTAACTCAACAACAAACTTTTAGTCGTAAATTAAAAGAATTGTTTTTGTCCATTCAAGTAGAAAATGTATATAGTAAAAATCAAATTCTAACTATGTATATGAATAATTCTTACTTTGGAAATGGTGTCTATGGAGTGGAAGATGCTTCTAAACGTTACTTTGGGATGAGTGCTAAGAATTTGCCTGTACAGGATGCTGCCGTAATTGCTGGTATGCTTACTAATCCAAGTGCATATAATCCAGTAGATCATCCTAAATTAGCACTTCAAAGAAGAAATGTTGTTTTACAATTAATGGCTGATAACAATAAAATTAGTCAATCTGAAGCTAATAGTTTAAAGAAGACGCCTATTCAAGTTAGAAATTCATATCAATATAAAGATGGATATAAGTATCCTTATTACTTTGATGCCGTTATTGATGAAGCTATAAGTAAATATGGGTTATCTGAATCTGATATTATGAACCGTGGATATAAGATTTATACTACGTTGAATCAATCACAACAATCTAGTTTACAAAATGATTTTGCAAATGACAGTATGTTTCCAACTAATGCTGCTGATGGAACTAAGGTTCAAGCAGCTTCAGTTGCGATTGATCCAAGAACTGGTGGTGTATCAGCGGTTGTTGGTGGACGTGGACAACATGTCTTTAGAGGATATAACCGTGCAACGCAAATTAAGCGTCAACCGGGATCCACAATAAAGCCATTAGCTGTTTACACTCCAGCCTTGGAAAATGGTTATGATTTTAACTCTGATTTACAAAACAAAGTGAAGTCATATGGTAGTAACAAGTACACACCAAGAAATTATAATAATGTATATACTGGTACTACACCAATGTATAAAGCATTAGCTGAAAGTATGAATGCTCCGGCTGTTTGGTTGTTGAATAAAATTGGTGTAGAAAAAGGTTACGATTCAGTGAAATCATTTGGTCTACCTGTTCAGAAACGTGATAAGAATTTAGCCCTTGCATTAGGTGGATTATCTACAGGTGTTTCTCCTCAACAAATGGCTGGTGCATATACAGCCTTTGCAAATGAAGGAAATATGACCACTCCTCACTATATTAGAAAGATAGTGGACTCGTCAGGTAAAGTTATAGTTGATGAAGATGATACCAATTCACCATCTAAGAATGTAATGTCTAAATCTGTAGCTAATAAGATGACTAGTATGATGCTTGGAGTATTTGATAATGGTACTGGAGTTTCTGCTAAACCTTATGGCTATCAAGTTGCTGGTAAGACCGGTAGTACTGAAGCTGATAATACTGGTGATTCAGATGCTACTCGTGATAAATGGATTATTGGTTACACTCCTAAAGTGGTTTTAGCTACTTGGGAAGGATTTGATAATACAAATTCTAACCACCATTTGGAAAACCTTAGTGGTACTGGAGTAGGACCATTATTTAGAAATGAATTGCAGCAAATATTGCCAACCACAGGTGATAATACATTTAGTGTTAAGGATGCTGCATACCTAGATCAACACCCTGAATCATCTGATGATAATTCAGGATCTGGATTCTGGGGTAAATTCCATAATGGTGCTAAGAAGTTCTCAAAGGACTTTGATAAAGGTGTCAACAATTTGAAGCAAAATGCTAAAAATTGGTGGAGTGATGCCAAGAAATTTATCGGGAAGTAA
- the argS gene encoding arginine--tRNA ligase: protein MENKELVAKALSNALDNELSVEDIESKLERPKDSKMGDIAFPTFILAKKFRKAPQQIAGDIIEKIDQSDFDHVEAAGPYVNFFLDKSAFSENVLNSILDQKEQYGQNDDGKGGNVTIDMSSPNIAKPISMGHLRSTVIGNSVAEILRKNGYKPIKDNHLGDWGTQFGKLITAYLMWGNEEDVKKDPINNLVKYYVKFHKVDKEQPELDDVARDWFRKLENGDEKALKLWKWFRKVSIEAFEKIYNKLGVTFDTYNGEAFYNDKLQGVVDSLNEKGLLSKSQGATIVDLDKYNLNPALILKSDGASLYITRDIATAIYRDQTYHPAMNLYVVGSEQTYYFKQLKAVLMEMGVPSAKDLHHVPFGLITVNGKKLSTRSGRIILLDEVLNDSIDIAKKQIAQKNPDLPNKEEVAKEVGVGAIVFGDLKNEKINNIDFNLEDQLRFEGETGPYVQYAHARAESILRKAGDVDFTNVAKKLNDAESWNVVKLLNDFPARVRMACDEFEPSVIAKYSLRLAKAFNKYYAHTKILEDNDEKDARLALVKSVSIVLKESLRLLGVKAPDQM from the coding sequence ATGGAAAACAAAGAATTAGTTGCCAAAGCATTGTCAAATGCTTTAGATAATGAATTGTCAGTTGAAGATATTGAATCCAAATTAGAAAGACCTAAGGATTCAAAAATGGGAGATATTGCTTTTCCTACTTTTATTTTAGCTAAGAAATTTAGAAAAGCACCTCAACAAATTGCTGGTGACATCATTGAAAAAATTGATCAAAGTGATTTTGATCATGTTGAAGCTGCAGGTCCATATGTTAACTTCTTCTTGGATAAATCAGCATTTAGTGAAAATGTTTTAAACAGCATTTTGGATCAAAAAGAACAATACGGTCAAAATGATGATGGTAAAGGTGGAAACGTAACTATCGATATGTCTTCACCAAACATTGCTAAACCAATTTCAATGGGTCATTTAAGATCTACAGTTATTGGTAACTCAGTTGCTGAAATCCTAAGAAAGAATGGTTACAAACCTATTAAGGATAATCACTTAGGTGACTGGGGTACTCAATTTGGTAAGTTAATCACTGCTTACTTAATGTGGGGTAATGAAGAAGACGTAAAGAAAGACCCAATTAATAACTTAGTTAAATACTATGTAAAATTCCATAAAGTGGATAAAGAACAACCAGAATTAGATGACGTTGCCAGAGACTGGTTCAGAAAACTAGAAAATGGTGATGAAAAAGCACTTAAATTATGGAAATGGTTCAGAAAAGTATCTATTGAAGCATTTGAAAAGATTTACAATAAGTTAGGTGTAACTTTTGATACTTACAATGGTGAAGCATTCTACAACGACAAATTACAAGGTGTAGTTGATTCACTAAATGAAAAAGGTTTATTGAGTAAGTCACAAGGTGCTACTATTGTTGACCTAGACAAATACAATTTAAACCCTGCATTAATCTTAAAGAGTGATGGTGCTTCACTATACATCACTAGAGATATTGCTACTGCAATTTACAGAGATCAAACATACCATCCTGCAATGAACTTATATGTAGTTGGTTCAGAACAAACATACTACTTCAAACAATTGAAGGCTGTTTTAATGGAAATGGGTGTTCCATCTGCTAAAGATTTACATCACGTTCCATTTGGTTTGATTACTGTTAATGGTAAGAAACTATCTACTCGTTCTGGTCGTATTATTCTATTAGATGAAGTATTAAATGATTCTATTGATATTGCTAAGAAGCAAATTGCTCAAAAGAACCCTGATCTTCCTAATAAAGAAGAAGTTGCTAAAGAAGTTGGTGTTGGTGCCATCGTCTTTGGTGATTTGAAGAATGAAAAAATTAATAACATTGACTTTAACCTAGAAGATCAATTGAGATTCGAAGGTGAAACTGGTCCATACGTACAATATGCTCATGCTCGTGCTGAAAGCATTTTACGTAAGGCTGGCGATGTTGATTTCACTAACGTTGCTAAGAAGTTAAACGATGCTGAATCTTGGAACGTAGTTAAATTATTAAATGATTTCCCTGCAAGAGTAAGAATGGCTTGTGATGAATTTGAACCATCAGTTATCGCAAAATATTCATTACGTCTAGCTAAAGCATTTAATAAATACTATGCTCATACTAAGATTTTGGAAGACAATGATGAAAAAGATGCTCGTTTAGCATTAGTTAAATCAGTATCAATTGTATTGAAAGAATCATTGAGATTACTAGGTGTTAAGGCTCCTGACCAAATGTAA
- a CDS encoding DUF2187 domain-containing protein — MAEPKELKVGDYVSAPRFGYLKHDFAGTIEKIYENSVMVFIDDHHEEDSIVVNEYNKRAVVSKKYAKPARRKTA, encoded by the coding sequence ATGGCTGAACCCAAAGAATTAAAAGTAGGAGATTATGTTTCCGCACCTAGATTCGGTTATTTAAAACATGATTTTGCCGGTACGATTGAAAAGATTTATGAAAATTCTGTGATGGTTTTTATTGATGATCATCATGAAGAAGACAGTATCGTTGTTAACGAATACAATAAACGTGCCGTGGTTAGCAAAAAGTATGCTAAACCAGCTCGAAGAAAGACTGCTTAA
- a CDS encoding DUF1516 family protein, with product MWGLLSIIMIILYVIAVTIGLTMIRAKRIIQSLIWSRILYILTFTCQLVITIRIFHNHPYSAILSDIIAITLFILTEINFSNKQQTHLYGFNITLLVIMALSLLSITIFNIQ from the coding sequence ATGTGGGGATTACTTTCAATCATTATGATCATTTTATATGTGATTGCTGTTACCATTGGATTAACGATGATTCGTGCTAAAAGAATTATTCAATCATTAATATGGAGTCGTATTTTATATATATTAACTTTCACATGCCAATTAGTAATCACTATCCGTATATTTCATAACCATCCATACAGTGCTATTTTATCTGATATCATAGCTATAACGTTATTTATACTTACTGAAATTAATTTTTCTAATAAACAACAAACCCATTTATATGGCTTTAATATAACTTTATTAGTTATTATGGCCCTTTCATTATTATCAATAACCATTTTTAATATTCAATAA